CAACGTGGTCAACTGTGTCGtcttctggcgccagggactgcgggaccgcatgaacctctgcctcttctgtTTGTCTCTGACAGACCTGCTCTACCTGATCTTGGTGTTCGTGCAGACGGTTATCGGGCCGTTTGTCGAGTTCGTGGACATCTTGTTAGGGAAGGAGATTTATTATAAATGCGTTGTGTACAGCGGGTGGGTCTCCCAGGAGTTGCGGCTTCTGTCCGGGTGCATCAGTCTCGTCATCGGGGTGGAGCGGTGCGTGTGCGTCCTGTTGCCCCTGCGTGCTGTGTCCCTCATTTCTTCCCGCACCATGGGGTTGCTGTTGTGCTCTGTTTATGTCATCACCCAGCTAGGTTTTGTCACGAGCCTCATGTCATTTCAAGTCATTGCTGTGCTTGACAGCAAGACGAGTAAGGTCCTGTACTGGACCACGGCGCCCACGGACGCGCTGAAGAACTACCGCAGTCTCTTCAACATCATTCAGAGGGTCCTCTTAGAAACCGTCCTACCTGTCTCGATCTTCGTGGTGCTGTCCATCACCACAGGTATCACGGTGGCCAGGTTaaaggccgccatgttgtggcGGGAGCAGACGAGCTCCAAGGGTAGTGATGACAATCGTGGccaacaggtggcgctgactaGGATGCTTGTGCTTGTTTCAGTTGTGTATATAATAACGGCTTTACCGTACATCGCCTACACACTGGTTGCCGTCTTTGTTCCTGAGTTTAATTTTGGCGGCAAGTACCAGAACAGCCTCTTTCTCGTCGCGCTGATCTCCACGGTGTGCTCCATGATTAACGGTTcgtttaatgtttttatttactaccGGCAGTCCTCCCGCTACCGGGCGGTGCTCCAGACCTTGTGTTGTTCTAACAGTCACGACAAACAGAAAAGTTTAAACTGTGACACTACGGTGACTTCCTTTGTGTCAAAAACGTAACAATGGGACACACACTTGAACTATCGAAACGAGAATGACGATGACTATTCCTTATTAAcgagatataaaatatttttaaaaaaaattttcatttagcCCTAGCCTATACGTGGAAAtaataaactaagtaaatgaagtaattaagtactacGAGAATAATTAGTACTAAACATGAGGTAAGGTGTCAAAGGAGAGAGGAAGGTGGATATCCACAAAAGAGGTGGTTACGAAAAgcatatttacaaggtttcctagAGTTAGGAGGTATCTCcagaggcctcatctaattttcttgaatatATTTAGGTAGATGGCGTCTAAACAGTTCAAGGAGTTAAGATgattaagatggagagggaggctgttccacagCACTCTCTCtgagtatttcaaacttgatttaaaaaggtttATTCGAGGAGTTggaatattcagttttgaaGAAGTTAACAACAAGTGGAGAGGAAGACACAAGGTGCTgatcttttgtttcaaaaatacataTAGTCTACTAATAATTAGGTCTTTTAACCTTTCTTCTACTCTTCCTTTGTTGTCGTCGGAGTCATCGTTTGTGACTGCAGTGCACGTACATAGCGTATTGTGCATACACAAAGGTCAGAGAGAATTGTCACCGTACTATTTCAATGTCTTATCagtattaataattaaattaattaattgtgTCTTTATCTGATCTATTCAAGGGACGGCTGACTGGAATCGATCAGGTTTGATGTCATTAGCAGCATAACAAAATGGTGGCCACGGATTTATATCGACAGATACCTgactagtcacgtgatcaactTGTCGCCAATATTTGCTTAGGATAAAATTGTTCCATTCAATTTAGATAGGATACAAGTAGCTTTATGACAGAATTTGTTTCTTGATGAAATATCTGTTGGGAAAGATTCGCATGACTACGGTAAGGTCAACTATTGGCGAACGGCCATTCCACGTTCACCAACGCCTCTACCTCCTATCTCTCGACTGACTTTTCCGAGCCAATAATCAAAGTCTACTTGGgtgtaatgtattttaatttttgtaacagCTGAGTAACGCTCAGCTCAAATATCATTTCCCCAAATCTGTAGGAATAGCTAGCTTTCCTCTTCACTTGCATTCTCAATATACACGCATAAGCATTCAAAAGTTTGACTGTTTACTTTAATTCTTTACTGTAGTTTTGTCTACAGATGTTAGGACccaatattaaaattaatttcagcaACTGCCACCTGTGTATGTGAAACTATAAAACTTCAGGAAACCAAGGGAAGCAACCAGCATATTGCTCTTGTCACCACCAGgattgttgtctccctttctttcctttgtacagcagggatgcccaacctacggcccgcgggccatattcggcccgcaacgcggtgccatccggcccgcgaaacttctgcctacagtgcaggaaatcggcatgttagtaataaaaaaccgaaaaaaaaaccgaaaaaaaatggaagaagaagtatttatccgcacgtaggggcgtttcccaatctttttttcgatggacgaacatttcgattcagtgctccgacttggtgtctctacgatgaggccggacattcagaagttggtttcgggaaaacaacttcaaatatcccactaattactacataattaatggtaagtacaacttgattctaataaaaatggtatctgctctatttttttttttttttttggtatttttgcagtgaagtggcccgcgacacggctgtccgaaatggatatggcccgcagaccgaaaaaggttgggcatcactgttgtACAGTAATAGCCTCTTTCATAATCGCGGGAACAAGGTGGTGAAGAGGACGAAgtgcaaaataaagcaaagcaaagcaatcatcatcatcaacatcatcatcacaatgGCAGTTGCAAATGACGagcattttaaatttagatATTCGCAACTTATACTAAagcattgttcttttttttaaactataaaagagTAATATATTGTAGAGATTATATTTGTGTACACCTGTGTATTTGTTGCATAACaaacaggcctgacgagagggggggacaggggggtctggtgtacccgggcccgcggctgtcaagggggtccggccttggtcagtggatttttttttcttcttctccttttctttttcttttaaagaaaggtctaaggacagaacacccaagcattacacatgcagaagttgagtttgagtgtagatattgagattcgaattgtaaacatacattatatactgggaaactaatttacgattacaagtacaaggggcccggagaggtctgtcccggggcccgggctggctctcggcggccctgataACAAACTAACATCTCGTTAAAAATTGACTGAAGTCTAGAATATGAGTGGTGTCTCTTACTTTACAgcattaaaatatgcaaatggtGGATCATTTGAGAAACTAATGACATCCCCATTTTCGCTAACTAGTGTTTCAGTGGGGTTTGTTGAGTGTGGCATGCTTGGTGACTATGTTCATCATTACTTAGACTGTCCAGATGTGACTGGACAAGGCGCACACATCTTCACACGGCTTATACTACGGCCATGCATGGCTACATTTTATCTGTGATTGAATAATCTTACTGAATCAAGATGACATTTTACCTGTAATAACATTCATTTAGTGGACGCATCACAAGTTAATTATGTTAACAATAAATAAGTGTGTGGTAATAACCATTTTAGTGTTTATTCGGTAAAAGCTCTGAGCTGTGTTTACAGTCGTTGACTAATCGTGTTGTTCTCCTGGCCTGGACGTGTGGTGCCACGTATgagcaataataaataataaataaaggaataatTGGTGAGTAAGACAACTTGCCGGGATACAGACATCAGGTGCTAGAAGATGACCAGAGCTTGTGATTGCAATGTGTTCATTCATCACCTCTGAAAAAAGCGGATGAGGCAGAAGTGCGGTGACCTACCTGTTCCCTTTGAAGTTTCTTTCTCAAGCCGGTTGTAAAGGCTTCAGACCTTCATGTCACTGCAGCATTGCGggttttatttgatgtttagTTTACCGTTAACTTTAAGAGGTTTTCTTACGGTTATTTGTTGATAATATAAGCCCATATTATGagtattactttatttttatcagaacTTTACTTAACCTGTTTCGGATTCATTTTTAACTAAGTGAGCTATTACTTAAATAAAATCTAAtggttgtttattatttgacCGTTTGTGATTAGCCAGTTATATTTTAACTCAGCAGGTATGTAGCGCTCTCATCGCCGATAAAATTTCTTCCTCACCAGTGTGTGAGGCCGAGGACTTTTGACTGTGATGGTGAGAGACATCGTCACATCTGTTTGGACAGACAGGACAGCAACTTTTCTATCTCCCGATAGGCTTTCACTGTCATCGAAGAAGCCAAATCTGGATGCGATAATACGCTCGGTCgtattctctcactctctttccaTGCGAACGagtaaatattagaaaaatagaatccgtgtgtgtatatatacatttatgcgCGAGCACGGGTGCGTTCGTTCTGCTGCTTTACGCACAACATTGATGCTCCacgatttgtttttgttagcttttttttttagcttggaACAACTCTCACATTCATTTCGTTGACCCCAGCTACctttgtcagttttcttttgacattttatctCAATACACCGACAGACTGCACagcatgtcacacacacacacacacacacacacacacacacacacacacacacacacacacacacacacacacacacacacacacacacacacacacacacacacacacacacacacacacacacacacacacacacacacacacacacacacacacaaacacactgtagTAGAACCACGTACACTGCTACTCGGCCATTAAGTGGTTGTAAACACTGACCCTCACCTTGTCATAACCCTTGTTATTAAACTAGTGTCAGTCGATTACTCAGACGCcaactttcttttgttctgtccTGCCTTCTGCAAAGCTTAGCTGGTGAGTCTTTATCCACCTCgtttgcttctgtctttttcttgttcttttctccttctcctgCTTGATAAAATTTAAACTCTTACCAATACTTCTCTCAGACACACTTAAGCCATCATGCGCACAATATGTTAAGAAATGTCAGCACAgttgtcaacttttttttaccaATGACAACTAAAAGATAAACCCaacttttgtgtttttgtgtcattagtgtgtgtgtgagagtgagagagagagagatactcTGGGCAAACACTTGTCGCCGGAAAAGAATGGTGTCAAAATACAGATAATCATGAAATGCAAGATATAAAATTGATCGGAGCcaatgtaaataaacagtaaatataaaatattacaaaataaaaacaaatattaaaaatataaaatatttaaaaatatgaataaacattgaaaatatataaattacaataattcagatataaaaataaattaactgagttagaaaaaaacagaattttatttttactagcAACCTCTGGAGGTAAAACCTAATTACACGGAGACATGAGGTTGGCATCCTCCATCAAAAGCAGTTATTTGCGTTAATTGAAAAGAACTTTACAGGTtcctaaacattttttcttaataaatggTAAATATTGTAAGTGCCTTTCAGGGAAACGATGcctgttaaaaaatgaaatggatttttattttacccatGCTAttcacaggatgtttagttaatCAAATAAGAGAAAGCGATTCTCCGTCCTCATTAAAAGGGCGATACTGAGATAATTGGCCGCCTGCACCTATATAACTGCAACTATCTGACAACTAAACTTCTGTACGACTGTACTTATGACAACAGAGGTGTGGCCACCGTACGTGAAGATGTTTGACAAAGTACAATGTTGGCATTAGGGATATAGaactaaaagatttttgttttgacttacCAGTTGTCCGCGTGCTGAGCTGACCTCAGAAAAAAGATAAGTACTGCCGACCCAAAACATAAcaccttatttattttgtaataaaaaaacttactttaaaACTGTGTTCTTTATCTAAGCACATTAAATTCACAATGATTAATTCTACGAATCAGACAGTTGCTAGCAGTGGGGATGTCGTTGCCAGCTATCTCCCTTGGACGAACCCGCTGAACCTCATATCATTCGACACTTATCAAAAGACTTTGTACTACTTTAACACAGTCGTGAAGCCTGTTGTAGTCATTGTTGGAGTGCCCACCAACATCATCAGCTGTATTGTCTTCAAGCGACAGGGACTGTGtgaccgcatgaacctctgtctctttgtcctgGCGCTGGTGGACATGACCTACTTAGCTTACTCCATGGTGTTCaccatagctctgtggatcaagGTGGTGCAGCCTGTGGTGGGGGAGGAGCTGTACATGAAGGCGCTGTACTACGCCCTGGGTGTCAGTCACGGGTGGAGGGAGGCATCAGCCCTGGTGGGGCTGGTCATCGCCGTGGAGCGGTGCATCTGTGTCGTCTTCCCGCTACAAGCTGGGTCGCTGATGAGGACTCGAACCATGGGCCTCCTGCTGGCCACCGCTGTAACCTCCATGCAGGTCGGCTTCGTCACGTGGCCTGTCAAACAACATGTCTTCTCTGTATACGATAACACCACTGGACAAATCAGATGGAAAACAGAACTAGCGAGTCAGTGGCAGTCGAGTTCGTTTCTGATGTCGTACACCATCTTTGAGGACACGGTcatgctggtgctggtgcccATACTTAACTTAATCCTGGTCACCGTCGCCACGGGCATCACTGTTATAAGGCTAAAAGCAGTCTCCTCGTGGAGGAAAGAGGTGAGCTCTTTTGGAAGTGAGGCACACgtccagcaggtggcgctgaccaagatgctggtgctggtgtcgTGTGTGTACATCGGCAGCAAGTTGCCCTGGATCGTCGTCATGCTAGCGAGTGTCCTTGACCCCGACTTCTCCGACACGGGTCACAACTACAACATCTACAAGGTTTCGCAGCTGATGGCGCAGCTGTTCTCGTATGTCAACAGTGCTGTTACCTTCTTTATCTACCTCGCTCAGTCTTCTCGCTTTAAGGTGGAGCTTCGAGTGCTGTTCTCTTGTTTTTTGCCGTCCGCGGGGGTATCTGAGACGAAAATGCCGCCAAAGATTTAAGaacgaataatttttttaaccatgATGGTATTTCCGTCAATCAGTATGGGCTTCTATTGTTTAAGTGCATCGAAATatgtaaaaaatttaaaaaacgaaaagagcgattttaaatgtgaactaaacattaaaacaactttgctttattatatgttataaaaagaaaatcgcTCGCAAAAGACTTTTaggaaaaaactttaaagaataTTCACCTAGGACAAATtgtttgtctctgtctgtctgtctgtctgtctgttatatGCTTGAACAAAATTGTATACTCTATTCATAGCTCTAGCACGTGACTCACACGGTGGCTGCCCTGACTCTTTGGGAGGCTAGCAAATGTTTAAATAAGAAATGGCTGTGTGGGAGCGTCCAACCGTTAAACTGATCGTGGATTATTATCTGTTTAGACATTGAACACAGTTTAACTAAACACGTTAAAGCCGGTCACGGGGTAATTATAAATCTTAGTTTGCTTGCAGTTCTCTCGTGATTTCTGCCAAATGTTATCGCGATTACAAAAAGAGCAATTTTAGTAATTCCAGACAAACCAACATTTTTTCCTCATACAATAGCTGAAATAACTATTTTCTAAGCCGCCTTTCACTTTGCTTACAGAAAACCCTCAAAGTTAATCAAGGCACTGTCAACTATTTGCACCCAGCCCCAGGCTGGTCCATACAACCACTCATCCTGTCCACAAACATTTCCAGCAGCCAACTGCCAACTCTAactctgatttttttcattgtataaTGAGCGCGTGAAGACTGGACAGCGCATAGCAAATAAAGGAATTTAAATTCTCTATTTCAAATAAACCAGCAATAGGTCTTCAGAACAAGgaattttataaataactttttattgagaCGGGAAAGGAACGTAGGATGTATATAAACTAGAGGTGTGATTCTGATGAAAGTAAATACAGCTCAGTAGGATACAAATGCTATTTTAAATAAAcgtaaaataaatacacatattaTACCATAAACTGGTATAAACTACCACAAAGCGATAGAACTAACATCCTCAAACTCGTGGCTCAGCAAGGCAGCGTAGGGGAAAAGAGGGTAACCGCCCTCAGAAAGAGTTGGCCCCAAGAAATGAgttctctaacacctcacctcACTTCCGGACGACCTACTAAGGTTAGTGGATGACCTTTATTTATCACAAAGATCAAATATGCTGATATGATTTTGTAATCAGAAAATGTTCTTATCTTATAAGAACATTTGAGAAATACTACTAGTAACAATAGAAGCTATAAAAAGCTGTATACTTAAGACTACCCCCCATacaaccccaaaaaacaaacaaaaaaacccccgACGTTTTAAGCATAGAAACTGAATTTTTGAAGTGAAAGGGGTAAAAAATTTCCAAGAGAGTCTTCCGAGTATCTATCCTCTGCATGACAACGGGGAAGATAGCATCATAAGTAAACCCAAGAAGCTTCGGTATTTCAGGACCATTGCCCGACGAGACGGTGAGGACAAGGGTgggacaggccgccatcttgtactCGATATCAGCTCACAGCCAGTGGAGCTCACGGAGGAGGCGAGTAGCCTCGTCATCCTTTCACCTTTGGAAGACAATAAGAACAGCATTATTTCGAACATTATTTCTAGTTTTCCGGTAGGAAGATCgacaagaagagagttgcagtcaACCGGGACGAGAGAAAAGCATCCATGACACTTCTGACGGcagaagctgacaggatggatCTGATGTGACGAATCCTgcatattctttaaaaaagcatATTAAACATATAATTTTTCAATTAACTAATCAAATATAACATTTACGATCAAAGTTCATATTTAAATTCACAACGTGGAAGAAAACGAATGTATAAATTTCGGTTGAGATGACTTACTTCAGAATGGTTTCAACAAAGGGGAGGCAATTGCTAATGTCGTCTGTCAGTTACTGGCACAAACCAACACCAGAAATACTAAGTACACAAAGGGAGGGTAGGTGTAAACCCTGCACTTGCGCTATTTATAGCGACTAGCCTTATTATCAAGCCTGCATTACCTCTAGAGAAAGCGATGACATACCGTACAAGTAATACATATGTTATTTTGATAAACATCAATACATttctaataatcataattttaaaatgatattaaaaaaaatgactattTGGTAAAGACGACTACAGAGTGTAAAGACAATAGTAATTTCAGACATAGAAGTGCATCAGCaggacaaaaaaagacaagaagggaTGAAGAAAGTAGCTCAAGACATAGTACAGCTctacaatgaaaacaaatattcgtcaatacaaaagaaaaaaatctaccaAAACTGGAACTGGTCTACGGTCGGCAGTCATCTATACGTTTTGAAATAATTCTAAGCCACTGACAAGTTAACTACCAAGTGCTTGCTATTACTGGTAAGAGTGAGAGTTTTGCAGGATTCCTTTCGTATTCATAATGAAACGAGGTTTAACGAGTGTAGAAACTCTTCTGTGGACAGCAGAACCATTGCTGACGTGGCTGTAACAAGGTGTGTCGCATCTCTGGACGTTGTCTATAGTCATGATGAGTAGTAGTTGTGATTCTGTAttgatatttatgttttgtttatttttcatttgtttaatcATCGTGTTTTGTCGTACCTTTGCTTTCAAAGTTTGCCATTGTTTGCCATCATGTTTTGCATCACCCTTTGCCTTCGTGTTCTGAGTAGTGTTGTCCTAAGAAAACCAAGACTCAGGAATTAAAGACAAAACGTTGGAAATCATTTCTGATGTCGGCGCTCGAGGGtcaagaaaacatgaaataagcCTAAACTGTTTTGTGGACACAGGATCCAAAGCCAAGTAACCGAACCAATGCCGTCCACCCTGAAGTCCGTGAGCTCAGTCTTTCAACCGTGACTCAGGACTCGTCACACTCGTCACAGTTGACCCGACAACTTCTGTTAACTATTCAAACAACTTCTATAAGgacatttttaatatatttcattgCTAGAACCCAGACAGCTGTTGCCAGCGTGAATCTTTTACTCCCTCACCCCTATCTTTAAACGCGATTTCAAGAAAAACGATCTTGTTGTGTGAAACTGCATTCTTTGTAATTTTGAAACACTAGAATCCGCGtctaataattattttatgatcGGTCTTACTTTGATGAAATTCCAATACGTGGATTTATTTATAATCGGAAGGCAACATATTGGAAAACGCTTATTTACAGCAGTATCAGCAGGTGATTACTATTTGCGGTTTGTCATCTTTTATCGTGgaaaggggtggggagggaaaggagaggaaaagagcgagagaaagagaggaagagagaggggagggagaaagagagtgaaagagagcaTGTAAAAATTTATAGATAAATAAACCTTGTAGGAAAAAGTcagaacaaacacacagtgaGAACTAGAAGAAAGCCCACAACCCACGG
The sequence above is a segment of the Pomacea canaliculata isolate SZHN2017 linkage group LG6, ASM307304v1, whole genome shotgun sequence genome. Coding sequences within it:
- the LOC112565946 gene encoding uncharacterized protein LOC112565946 — protein: MNDNISSTSASNESRVASPWNNVDDLITYETFQKFNLYVQCLIKPLVLLVGVPSNVVNCVVFWRQGLRDRMNLCLFCLSLTDLLYLILVFVQTVIGPFVEFVDILLGKEIYYKCVVYSGWVSQELRLLSGCISLVIGVERCVCVLLPLRAVSLISSRTMGLLLCSVYVITQLGFVTSLMSFQVIAVLDSKTSKVLYWTTAPTDALKNYRSLFNIIQRVLLETVLPVSIFVVLSITTGITVARLKAAMLWREQTSSKGSDDNRGQQVALTRMLVLVSVVYIITALPYIAYTLVAVFVPEFNFGGKYQNSLFLVALISTVCSMINGSFNVFIYYRQSSRYRAVLQTLCCSNSHDKQKSLNCDTTVTSFVSKT
- the LOC112565947 gene encoding uncharacterized protein LOC112565947 → MINSTNQTVASSGDVVASYLPWTNPLNLISFDTYQKTLYYFNTVVKPVVVIVGVPTNIISCIVFKRQGLCDRMNLCLFVLALVDMTYLAYSMVFTIALWIKVVQPVVGEELYMKALYYALGVSHGWREASALVGLVIAVERCICVVFPLQAGSLMRTRTMGLLLATAVTSMQVGFVTWPVKQHVFSVYDNTTGQIRWKTELASQWQSSSFLMSYTIFEDTVMLVLVPILNLILVTVATGITVIRLKAVSSWRKEVSSFGSEAHVQQVALTKMLVLVSCVYIGSKLPWIVVMLASVLDPDFSDTGHNYNIYKVSQLMAQLFSYVNSAVTFFIYLAQSSRFKVELRVLFSCFLPSAGVSETKMPPKI